The following is a genomic window from Fusarium oxysporum Fo47 chromosome IV, complete sequence.
GAATACATGGACTCTCTGCGACCACCTTCGCAAAAGCAATTCGAACGAATTGCAATTGTTCAACAACAACGCGAACAAGAAACAAAGCGCAGAGATCGCGAGCGCAGGCGCTGGTCGCGCGAAGTCCAGCGTCAGCGCAATAGAGCTGCCAGTATGTCGACAGTCAGTCAGGACGACCAGGCGCAGGCGCAAGCTGCGCGCACTATACAGAAAACCTTTAGAGGGTATCGCGCAAGAAGAGAGATGCAAGGGTTTGGTTTGGATGCAAGTACAAGATGGGTCACTGCAATTCGAGAAGCTCAATTTCGACATGCGACGTTGCCACGACCGAAAACAGAAGCTGATAATGAAGCTTTTGATAATTCAAAAGCGGACGGTTTTGTGAAACACAAGTCGGCGAGTGCACgagagaaatggaagaaggCGAGCGCCGTTGCGCGACGAGCAGGTCATGATGACCTTTTGTCAGATTCTGAATCTTCAGAATCGTCTTCCGACGAAGATGCCTCCCCCGAAGAACGAGTTGCTGCACGAGCACGACGTGAGAAAGCTACTGCTGCGCGGAAACATGAGGCGCGCATGATGGGCATTCGATACTTCCTCGAGATGGTCGACCAGAAACACCGTTACGGAAGTAATCTTTGCCGTTACCACGAGGTTTGGAAGCGAACAGACACAAATGAGAACTTTTTCTACTGGCTCGACTATGGTGAAGGCCGCAacgttgaggttgatggctGTCCACGCGATCGACTTGAGCGGGAGCAAGTTCGATACCTGTCTCGTGAAGAGCGCCAGTACTatcttgttgaagtcgaTAATGAAGGCAGACTCTGTTGGGCGAAGAATGGCCAGCGCATTGATACCACAGAAGAGTTCAAGGACAGCATACATGGTGTCGTGCCTGTGAACGATTCCACGCCGGCATTCAACGCCGCAGCCCAGCCTGAAGATGCACGATCCCTCGAATCTGTCAGCAGTTCCAGCTCCGATTCTTCCCTAGAGTCACGACGGGAGGCAGACCGGGCAGCCAAGTATGCGACCCCTGATTTTGACAACAGTCAGGGTATGAACAAAGTGTCCCAGATTTCAGCGTCCACGATCTTTAACAAGTTAATGCGCAAATCTGTCCGGAAGAATACATGGATCTTCGTTGCAGACACAAGCTTTCGCATGTATGTGGGCATCAAGGATTCAGGAGCATTTCAACACTCGTCCTTCCTCCAGGGTAGCCGGATATCAGCAGCTGgtctcatcaagatcaaaaATGGTCGACTATCGTCTCTCTCACCACTGAGCGGACACTACCGCCCTCCCGCAGCGAATTTCCGTGCTTTCGTTGCAAGCTTGCGGCAGTCGGAGGTTGACATGAGCCATGTCTCTATCTCCAAGTCGTATGTTGTGTTGATAGGACTGGAGGCATATATCAAGACGAAGCGCAAGGGCAAGGACTTTGCTCAGCGTGTGGGACACAGGaaagataagataatagCCCCAGAGGAGGCGGCGCGAAGGGAAGAGGAAGCCAAGGACAAGAGTGAGAGTGCCGCGAAGGAGAGAGAGGTGCTACAACGAgaagaggcagagaagcaagAGGGAAGACCAGTAAAGAAGGCCTTAAAGAAGCTTGGCATTAAACCAacaaaggaggagaagcaggcagccaagagggagaagaaggaggatgtcGAGAAGATGCACGTATAGTAAGGCTCTTGGTGTTTGGCGAGGTGTTTTGGTTTTACGATATTATACCCTTTATGTATAGAGCGGTCCCCGGATTATGGTTCACGACATCAAGTACGAATACCCAAGATCATGAGTATTTTCTTTGTGCAGCTGCCAGTTCTGGCTATCAAATGATATTGCTGTGAAGCTCATCTAAGCTGTGTAAAAACCCTAGCCCAGTTATCCCATAGCTTGAATAGAGTTTCAAGACTTAACCTAGAATACCCAATAAGCGAAGGTATCAGAGCATGAATAAGCACAGAAAGGCCGGTCATGCATACCTAAGGTAGGTACTCAaagggaggcaagaaaaaTGAGGTCCTTTATCATACATAAGTGATAAAAATAACTGATTTGAAGGCCTTCTTAGTCTATATTAGACTGAAGTCCGAGGATAGAGGTCCAAGGTTTCCTTGCCCTTTAACGTTACTCCTTGCACAATATGTCATCCTATCGCCCATACATACCATCTACAATACCCTAAAGCCATGATGTATTCGAGGGGTCTCACTATACGAAAGCAGAAATTAATTCAGTCGCAACCTAAGCGAGCACTTGAAGCTTTTCAGTAGAACACGAAGCTTTTTGGTTAAAGTATTTAAGTTGTTGGAAATTTTCTTCATAAACTCACACTCTTCTGTTGCCTTATGTTTGTGGTCGAGACACAATGATATCATTCCAGAGGAAAGGGTAAAGCATGTCCTTTCACTCTGTTCTAGTAGTCCATCACATTAGCTAGAAACCCGGAGCCATTGGAATTTATCGCATTGAACAAGGCGCTGGCTTGTTGATTGATAAACAATACACTATAGAAGTCAGAGAGACAGCTTTTCGAGGTGCGCATGACCAACTCATTTGCCCAGATGGCTCCAGCACGTCAACGCCCTGTAGCTTTGCATTTGTCAGTACGATATAGGGGGTACAGTGGCGCACCTGCCCTGAAATTGTAAGAACACTGGCGCTCAAAATCTTGGCTTGGTGCAAGACGGAGCCAAGATTCCACTGACTGCAAACGTGCAGTACAGACCGGTCGCACTCGCACCGAAGCCGCGTTTGAaaaactcatcaacatcgacgacGCCATCTTCAAACTGAGCTGGCGGACTGAGAGAAATACATCTTTGAAACCATGCCAGGCATTTTGTCGTCTTCCAATGGCTTCCGTCACCCGTTCCTCGCGGCGCGCTGAAGCTCCGCACCAGCATCACCCGCATCACCACCTGACGCCCCCAGCAGGAGTATTCGCACATGCCCAgggcggaggaggaggaggagggcgcAACAAGAGGGCACTCGACACCCACGATCGCGATTTCGATGCGATCAAACCGAAAAGAACGCGATTAACAGTCGAGATCTTCGCAAAGGGCACTCACGGACTCCGTGATTCCGATatcgacaacaacaaagCGCCACCACCCACGCGAAGACCTGCTGCGACGCCTACAGTGGCGAGTGCGACACCAATACCCCCTCCTCCTACGACCGACAGCGCGACATTGAAGCCGAAGCAGGAGCAGACTCTTACAAAACACCAGAGCAAAGTTATCAATGGAATCAAACATGAACTCGATCGGTTGCAGCCTCAGCCGAGCGATACTAATACCCAGGAGCAAGGCCGCAAGCTGCGCTCTCAGGAAGCTACAAGGTTTAAAAGTGAACTTTCTGCCTATTTTCCTGAATACGATGAGGTGATTGGGAATGAGCCCAAGGAGCAGCGTACGTCCAAAAAATTCCCCATCGTTCACCTGAATGTTGCCTGCAAAATACAACATTTTCTGACTCTATATAGAATTATTCAATGTTGACACGCCGATCGTAATCGTTGATTCCGATCCACGACGCGCCGTTTCAGAAGACAAACGCGCGATCCCACAAACTCACCACCCCGCAATTGAATATCCTGTACGCGGGTACGGCGATGCCCTCTTCTACAATGTATTCGATTGTCAGCAAGTCGATCTAGGGTTTCTAGAATCGCAGTCGAAGAACAAGACCATCGAAGATCCCTTACCAGATAAACTATTTCAGCCAATACATCGTCGAGCTGAGCGGCTGGAGAGATCAATACGTAATACTGAGAAAGGCAGAGCACAGCACGAAAGGGACCAAATTATCCGACTTCTCGAAGGACTCCAAGGTCATGACTGGTTAAGAGTCATGGGCGTGAGTGGTGTGAcagagacgaagaagaagacattTGAACCTGCTCGTAACCATTTCATCAAAGGATGCCAGGCTATCCTTGACAAGTTTCGAAATTGGGtgttggaagagaagagacggAAGATGGAGAAAGATAAGGCCCgggctgagaaggaagaagaagaaaactCATcaggtgttgaagaagacgaagctgGCGATGATAGCGAAAATGGT
Proteins encoded in this region:
- a CDS encoding something about silencing, SAS, complex subunit 4-domain-containing protein — translated: MASVTRSSRRAEAPHQHHPHHHLTPPAGVFAHAQGGGGGGGRNKRALDTHDRDFDAIKPKRTRLTVEIFAKGTHGLRDSDIDNNKAPPPTRRPAATPTVASATPIPPPPTTDSATLKPKQEQTLTKHQSKVINGIKHELDRLQPQPSDTNTQEQGRKLRSQEATRFKSELSAYFPEYDEVIGNEPKEQQLFNVDTPIVIVDSDPRRAVSEDKRAIPQTHHPAIEYPVRGYGDALFYNVFDCQQVDLGFLESQSKNKTIEDPLPDKLFQPIHRRAERLERSIRNTEKGRAQHERDQIIRLLEGLQGHDWLRVMGVSGVTETKKKTFEPARNHFIKGCQAILDKFRNWVLEEKRRKMEKDKARAEKEEEENSSGVEEDEAGDDSENGDASDSESPAKQLQEEAMARSKNAKGSKNRKSTPQPAVAKIPRPAKAAPAPKPPEPPKEFKSFFSKRYERESALHRHRRTGRKIMAWGLPIPEIPEVDFDLPEEYRDEDTLKARARKQRRERRRSKQ